One genomic window of Polyangium aurulentum includes the following:
- a CDS encoding toll/interleukin-1 receptor domain-containing protein: MGNAVELFISSAPSGLALRAELARRLQPLVDAGFVRDVMVPDPPAEAEQKGLGSADLVVLLLCPDALAPGSPTEAEIAQALDMEREGRAVVVPVLARPCNLGPLAERPCWPRAGVPLDAALDTDSAFADVLAGVLRGVSQCHMTVGDLLLSQQREAAAAAAFRRALAIAERLYQQAPHDDERLEHFARARDRLGDALLAAGDGPGSHEAFEDARQSYEDLCARAPTEPARRALARCYESIGEVLRAMGDKPPALAALTTCLQMRMSLAKDVRTPEATRDVYQTHAKIGHVLRAMGDLPAAFEAFQAGLVLSDVLAAACPEEATFQADVALFCFRAATVLAEGDATERAGARELLLRAREIYRVLDESARLPEAQSIWPPAVEAMLDTLDL; this comes from the coding sequence ATGGGGAACGCGGTCGAGCTTTTCATCTCCTCGGCGCCTTCGGGACTTGCGCTGCGCGCCGAGCTCGCCCGCAGACTCCAGCCCCTCGTCGACGCCGGCTTCGTCCGTGACGTGATGGTGCCCGATCCGCCGGCCGAGGCCGAGCAGAAGGGCCTGGGCTCGGCCGATCTCGTGGTCCTCCTTCTCTGCCCCGACGCGCTCGCGCCCGGATCGCCGACCGAGGCCGAGATCGCGCAGGCGCTCGACATGGAGCGCGAGGGTCGGGCCGTCGTGGTGCCCGTGCTCGCGAGACCCTGCAACCTGGGCCCGCTCGCCGAGAGGCCCTGCTGGCCCCGCGCCGGTGTGCCCCTCGATGCCGCGCTCGACACGGATTCCGCCTTTGCGGACGTCCTCGCCGGCGTGCTCCGGGGGGTCTCGCAATGTCACATGACCGTCGGCGATCTCCTCCTCTCGCAGCAGCGCGAGGCCGCCGCGGCAGCCGCGTTCCGCCGCGCGCTCGCGATCGCCGAGCGCCTCTACCAGCAAGCGCCCCACGACGACGAGCGCCTCGAGCACTTCGCCCGCGCCCGCGACCGCCTGGGCGACGCCCTGCTCGCGGCCGGCGACGGCCCCGGATCGCACGAGGCCTTCGAAGACGCGCGCCAGAGCTACGAGGACCTCTGCGCGCGCGCCCCGACCGAGCCCGCCCGGCGCGCCCTCGCGCGGTGCTACGAGAGCATCGGCGAGGTGCTGCGCGCGATGGGGGACAAACCTCCGGCGCTCGCCGCGCTCACGACCTGCCTCCAGATGCGCATGAGCCTCGCGAAGGACGTGCGCACCCCCGAGGCCACGCGCGACGTCTACCAGACGCACGCCAAGATCGGCCACGTGCTGCGCGCGATGGGAGATCTCCCCGCCGCGTTCGAGGCGTTCCAGGCGGGGCTCGTGCTCTCCGACGTCCTCGCGGCGGCGTGCCCCGAGGAGGCCACTTTCCAGGCGGACGTCGCGCTCTTCTGCTTTCGCGCCGCCACCGTGCTCGCCGAGGGCGACGCGACCGAGCGCGCCGGGGCCCGCGAGCTGCTCCTGCGCGCCCGCGAGATTTACCGCGTCCTCGACGAGAGCGCGCGCCTGCCCGAGGCGCAGTCCATCTGGCCGCCCGCGGTCGAGGCCATGCTCGACACGCTCGATCTCTGA
- a CDS encoding SDR family NAD(P)-dependent oxidoreductase — MKQANFAGKVALVTGAGSGIGRATALALARAGADLVLCDISEESVCATADAIRALGRKALARRVDVSSRDAMAAFADEVHAQHAGVDLLVNNAGVAVSGGLLDTSLDDWAWQLGVNVMGVVHGCHFFVPRMVERGRGGHVVNIASLAGLAGSRTLVAYCTSKFAVVGLSEALRDELKHHRIGVTAICPGFVRTNISAAGRLRGVFAEPAARARAEQRLANGLPPERVAELILKAIGTNIAVLPVAPEAWVIYALKRLSPTLLEAVTRRVIDREYPPGRAGAPEVRA, encoded by the coding sequence ATGAAGCAGGCCAATTTCGCGGGTAAAGTGGCGCTGGTGACCGGGGCGGGCAGCGGCATCGGGAGGGCGACCGCGCTCGCGCTTGCACGCGCGGGAGCCGACCTCGTCCTCTGCGACATCAGCGAGGAGAGCGTCTGCGCCACGGCCGACGCGATCCGCGCGCTCGGCCGCAAGGCCCTCGCCCGGCGCGTCGACGTGTCGAGCCGCGACGCGATGGCCGCGTTCGCCGACGAGGTCCACGCGCAGCACGCGGGCGTGGACCTGCTCGTGAACAACGCTGGCGTCGCCGTGTCCGGCGGCCTGCTCGACACCTCGCTCGACGACTGGGCGTGGCAGCTCGGCGTCAACGTGATGGGCGTCGTGCACGGCTGTCACTTCTTCGTGCCCCGCATGGTCGAGCGCGGCCGCGGCGGTCACGTCGTCAACATCGCCTCGCTCGCCGGGCTCGCGGGCAGCCGCACGCTCGTCGCCTACTGCACCAGCAAGTTCGCCGTCGTCGGGCTCTCCGAGGCGCTGCGCGACGAGCTCAAGCATCACCGCATCGGGGTCACCGCGATCTGCCCCGGGTTCGTCCGAACGAATATCAGCGCCGCGGGCCGCCTGCGTGGCGTCTTCGCCGAGCCCGCGGCGCGCGCGCGGGCCGAGCAGCGCCTCGCGAACGGCTTGCCCCCCGAGCGCGTGGCCGAGCTGATCCTGAAGGCGATCGGCACCAACATCGCCGTGCTGCCAGTGGCGCCCGAGGCGTGGGTCATCTACGCCTTGAAGCGCCTGTCCCCGACCCTGCTCGAGGCCGTGACGCGACGCGTGATCGATCGCGAGTATCCGCCGGGTCGGGCGGGCGCACCGGAGGTGCGCGCGTGA
- a CDS encoding LLM class flavin-dependent oxidoreductase, which produces MKFSLFYEMQISRPTRASEAEMFQRCLEQAVLADALGYHCIWAVEHHGLYEYSHSSAPEIFLSFVAAKTQRIRIGHGVTLLPHRYNHPIRIAERVATLDILSGGRVNWGSGKSSSAVEQHAFENDVRTLHEQWLEAVEMIPRMWSADVFSHEGRFFRIPPTQIVPKPVQSPHPPMFAACSKPDTAAAVGRLGLGALNFAFGTDDYLTQKVREYRAAVASAKPTGRVKNDHFACTPAALVLDDDRKACAYGLRGARFFLQSLERYYSGGDRPIGELPVARDFLPDDDLASAMALRSEDGSQLAAIVGDPAAARELVSRFADVGVDELILVMQMGTVPHEIIVESMKTFAEKVMPHFA; this is translated from the coding sequence GTGAAGTTTTCCCTGTTCTACGAGATGCAGATTTCCCGGCCCACGCGCGCGAGCGAGGCCGAGATGTTCCAGCGCTGCCTCGAGCAGGCCGTGCTCGCCGACGCGCTCGGCTACCACTGCATCTGGGCCGTCGAGCATCACGGCCTGTACGAGTACTCCCACTCCTCCGCGCCCGAGATCTTCCTGTCGTTCGTCGCGGCAAAGACCCAGCGTATCCGCATCGGCCACGGCGTCACGCTCCTGCCCCACCGCTACAATCACCCCATCCGCATCGCCGAGCGCGTGGCCACGCTCGACATCCTCTCGGGCGGGCGCGTGAACTGGGGCTCGGGCAAGAGCTCCTCGGCCGTCGAGCAGCACGCCTTCGAGAACGACGTGCGCACGCTGCACGAGCAGTGGCTCGAGGCGGTCGAGATGATCCCGCGCATGTGGAGCGCCGACGTCTTCTCTCACGAGGGCCGCTTCTTCCGCATCCCGCCCACGCAGATCGTGCCGAAGCCGGTGCAGTCCCCCCACCCGCCCATGTTCGCCGCGTGCTCCAAGCCCGACACCGCCGCGGCCGTGGGCAGGCTCGGCCTCGGCGCCTTGAACTTCGCCTTCGGCACCGACGACTACCTCACGCAGAAGGTGCGCGAGTACCGCGCCGCCGTCGCGAGCGCCAAGCCCACGGGGCGGGTGAAGAACGACCACTTCGCCTGCACGCCCGCCGCGCTCGTCCTCGACGACGACAGGAAAGCGTGCGCCTACGGCCTGCGCGGCGCGCGCTTCTTCCTGCAGAGCCTCGAGCGCTACTACTCCGGCGGCGATCGCCCCATCGGCGAGCTGCCCGTCGCCCGCGATTTCCTCCCCGACGACGACCTCGCGTCGGCGATGGCGCTGCGGAGCGAGGACGGCTCGCAGCTCGCCGCGATCGTCGGCGATCCGGCCGCGGCGCGCGAGCTGGTCTCGCGCTTCGCCGACGTCGGCGTCGACGAGCTCATCCTCGTCATGCAGATGGGCACCGTGCCGCACGAGATCATCGTCGAGTCGATGAAGACCTTCGCCGAGAAGGTCATGC